The bacterium genome contains the following window.
TGAATCCCTGGATCGCCCGGGCCGACGCCGTTTTGATCGGCCCCGCCGAGATGGCGTTGACGCGATAGCCCCGCGGGCCGAGATCGCCGGCGAGATAGCGGACGTTGGCTTCCAACGCCGCCTTGGCCACGCCCATGACGTTGTAGTTCGGCATCACGCGCGTCGAGCCGATATAGGTGAGCGTGATCAGGCTCGCCCCCGGCCGCAGCACCGGCAGCAGGTGGTGCGCCGCGGCGACGAACGAGTACGCGCTCACGTCCATCGCGAGGCCGAAGCCGGCCCGCGACGTGTCCACGAACGCGCCGCCGAGGTCCTCGCGGTTGGCGAACGCGATCGAATGCACGACCGCGTCGAGGCCGACGCCGTCCGTCTCGAGCGCCCGCGCAAGCGCGGCGAGCGCCTCGTCCTGCGTGACGTCGCACGGCAGCACGCGCGCGCCGTCGAGCGTCCCGGCCAGTTCCCGCACGTCCTCCTCCTGGCGTTCGCCCTGAAACGTGAAAACAAGGCGCGCGCCGTGGCGCGCGAACGCCTGCGCGATCGCCCAGGCGATGCTCCAGCGGTTCGCGACGCCCATCACCATGGCGGTTTTGCCCTCAAGCAAACCGTTCATCGCACCCTCCGAGATGCCGCCGCGGGAGACCGTCCCGGGCGTGCGCCGCGCGCCGCCGCGGGCGCGGCCCGCCCCGGCCGGCGCGTTGCCTTGGACATCCACGGCGGCGATCCGAGATAGCGCGCGGACGGGCAGAGATCCCGGAGCGGACACTCCGGGCATGTCGGCCTGGCCGCCGTGCAGATCTCCCGGCCGAGAAAGATCAGCCGCAGCGAAAAATCGCTCCACCCCTTCGGCGGCAGCAGGGTCATGACGTCCCGCTCGATCTTGTCGGGATCGTCGTTCGGCGTCAGCGCGAGCCGCCGCGTCAGCCGTCGGACGTGCGTATCGACGACGATGCCCGGCACGCCAGCCGCGCCGAGCACGACGTTGGCGGTCTTGCGGCCGACGCCCGGCAGCGCCACGAGTTCTTCCATGGTGTCCGGCACTTGGCCGCCGTGGCGCTCGAGCAGCGCGCGCGCCATGTTCTGGATCGCGCGCGCCTTCGCGTGGAAGAACCCGGTGCTGTGGATCATCGTCTCGAGTTCGCTCGGCGCGGCGCCGGCGTAGTCGGCGGCGGTGTGCCAGCGAGCGAAGAGGGCGGGGGTGACGCGATTCACCATCGCGTCGGTGCTCTGCGCCGACAGGATCGTCGCGATCAGCAGCTCGAGCCGGTTGCGGTGGTGAAGCGGAATTTCCACGTGCGGGTAGCGCTTCGCCAGCCGGGCGGCGATCTGCCGCGCCCGGCGCGCGCGCGCGACAGCGCTCTCTTTCGGCAGCGCCGGAGACCTGCTGGCCACGGCTTTCGATGTACCCTAGCGCCGCTGCCCCTGTCAAGGAGGCGCCCGCGGTTCCGTTGAAGCGCGAGGCGAGGGGGTGGTCCGGGTGGACACGGCGGGACGGCTGGACCGCGTCAGGCGGTTGATGGACGAGCGGCGGATGGACCTTCTCGCGATCTCGCCGGGGGACGATCTGCGCTATCTGCTCGGCTATACGCCGCACGCCGACGAGCGCCCGTGCTATCTGCTGCTCTCCCGCGCCGGCGCCGCGTTCGTGGTGCCGAGTCTCAACGCCGCACAGGCGGAGCAGCACGTGCAGGCGCCGATCTTTGCGTACACCGACGCCGAAGGACCCGCCAAAGCCCTCGCGGCGGCGCGGCCCAAGGCCGGGGAGCCGTCTCCGCGCCGGCTCGGCGTCGACGATACGATGCGCGCGGATTTCGTGCTGACGTTGCAGGCGGCCTATCCGGATGCGCGCCTCGCGCTCGGTTCAGAGGTCACCGCCCCCGTCCGGATGCGCAAGAGCCCGGATGAGATCGAGGCGCTGAGGCGCGCCTCGGCGCATGCCGACCGCGCGGTGCTCGATGTCTTTGCCGCCTGCCGCGCCGGGGCGTCGGAACTCGAGCTCGCCGAGGTGGCGGCGGCGTCCTTCCGGCGGTCCGGCTCCCAGGAGGTGCTGTTCACCGTGATCGCCTCCGGCCCGAACGGCGCCTTCCCGCACCATAACTCCGGAAGCCGCCGGTTTGCCGCCGGCGAGTCCGCGGTCGTGGACATCGGCGGCCGCCTCGACGGCTACGCGTCCGACATCACGCGGGTGGTCAGCCTCGGCGCGCCGTCCTCGAAATACCGCCGGGTGCACGCGATCGTCGACGAGGCGGTGCGCGCGGCCGTCGAGGTCATCCAGCCGGGGGTGCCGCTCAAAGACGTGGACCTCGCCGCGCGCGGCGTGATCGAGCGCGGCGGGTTCGGGCAATACTTCGTTCACCGCGTCGGCCACGGTCTCGGGATCTCCGGGCACGAGCTGCCGAGCGTCACGCACGAGAACGCGATGCCGGTCGCCGAGGGCTTCGTCTTTTCGGTCGAGCCCGGCGTGTATTTGCCCGGGGAGTTCGGGGTCCGCCTCGAGGAGATCGTCTACGTCGACCGCGCGGGCGCGCACCGGCTGAGCGCGCTGCCGCGGGACGTTCACGTCGTCTAGCGGAGGCCGCTCCGGTCGAAAAACTCGTCCAGCGTCCGCACACGGGTGATCTTGCTGCCGAGCACCGCGGGATCGAAGCGGTTGTACGGGCGGTCGATGAGATAGACGGCGGTGGCGCGCGAGTAGTACTGCGTGAATACCGCGTTGCCCGCTTTGTCGTCCAGGAGAACGTCGGCGCGAACCGCCCTGGCCACTTCGCCCTTGGCCTCGGACAGGATGACGGTGGGCGCCGATACCCCGTGCCGCCGGAGCCAGGTCTCGGTCTGGGCTTTGGCGCCGTTGCCGAAGCGGTTGGTTACGAAATAGAGATCGTGCGCCGGTGCGATCGAGGCGAGATGCGCAAGCTCGTCCGGCGACGCGATCGGCGGCAGATCCTGCCAGAACGCCGGGCTCGCCGCGGCCGCCTCCAACGCCAGCGCGCATTGCGCGGCCGAGATGCCTTCATAGGCGTCCCACGACTTTTGTTCCAGCGTGGTGAACACCGGCGTCCCGAACATGCGGTTGGCGAGCGTGGTAAACCCGAGGATGAAATCGGCCAGCACTCCGTCCACGTCGAGGACCACTCGCATCAGTCGAGGCCGCTCCGCCCTCGGGAGAAGACGGCGACCGCTGCGTCGTGGATCACCCCGTTGGTCGCCAGCACCAGGCCCGCGCCCGGTCCGGGGAGCGGCCGGCCGCGGAGATCGCTGACGCGCCCGCCCGCTTCCTGGACGAGCACGATGCCGGCGCCGAAATCCCACGCTTTGGGCCCGATCTCCCAGTAGCCGTCGAGGTGGCCCGCGGCGACGTAGGCCAGCCCGAGCGCCGCGGAGCCGCTGGCCCGCACCGCGGACGTCTCGAGCCGGACGTTTACAAAGTGATCGATGTTGATCTGCGACTCGCCGACGTCGTAGGGGAACCCCGTGGCGAACCCGGCGTCCCGCATCGCCGAGACCGACGACACGCGGAGGCGCCGCCACCGTGCGAGGTCGCCCCAGGCACCCGGATCTGCCGGCAGGGCGGCGACGGACGCGGCATAAGCGCCGAAGCCCCGCTCGGCGGCGTACACTTCGCCGACGATCGGGTTGAGGACGACGCCGAGCACGCCGTCCCCGTCGGCGCCGCTCAGCCCGATGCTGACGCAGAACCACGGGATGCCGCGCGAGAAGTTGGTGGTGCCGTCCAGCGGATCGACGAGCCAGGTTTCCGGCCCCCCGCCGCGCCGGCCGCCTTCTTCGCCGAGGATCGCGTGCGCGGGAAAGGCTTCGCGTAGGACGTTGACGATGGCGGCCTCGGCCATCCGATCCGCCTCGGTGACGGGATCGTTGGGCCGCTTGTAGTCGACGTGTTCGATGCGCCGGAAGAAGCGGCGGTGCACCTCGGCCGCCGCGTGCGCGGCACGGAGGGCGACCACAGCGGTCGGAGAGAGTGCCGGCATAACGGTGTCTTTACCTTCGACGTGGAGGAGTGAACTCCGGCCCGACCGAACA
Protein-coding sequences here:
- a CDS encoding Xaa-Pro peptidase family protein, translated to MVRVDTAGRLDRVRRLMDERRMDLLAISPGDDLRYLLGYTPHADERPCYLLLSRAGAAFVVPSLNAAQAEQHVQAPIFAYTDAEGPAKALAAARPKAGEPSPRRLGVDDTMRADFVLTLQAAYPDARLALGSEVTAPVRMRKSPDEIEALRRASAHADRAVLDVFAACRAGASELELAEVAAASFRRSGSQEVLFTVIASGPNGAFPHHNSGSRRFAAGESAVVDIGGRLDGYASDITRVVSLGAPSSKYRRVHAIVDEAVRAAVEVIQPGVPLKDVDLAARGVIERGGFGQYFVHRVGHGLGISGHELPSVTHENAMPVAEGFVFSVEPGVYLPGEFGVRLEEIVYVDRAGAHRLSALPRDVHVV
- a CDS encoding inositol monophosphatase family protein encodes the protein MPALSPTAVVALRAAHAAAEVHRRFFRRIEHVDYKRPNDPVTEADRMAEAAIVNVLREAFPAHAILGEEGGRRGGGPETWLVDPLDGTTNFSRGIPWFCVSIGLSGADGDGVLGVVLNPIVGEVYAAERGFGAYAASVAALPADPGAWGDLARWRRLRVSSVSAMRDAGFATGFPYDVGESQINIDHFVNVRLETSAVRASGSAALGLAYVAAGHLDGYWEIGPKAWDFGAGIVLVQEAGGRVSDLRGRPLPGPGAGLVLATNGVIHDAAVAVFSRGRSGLD
- the nth gene encoding endonuclease III, whose product is MASRSPALPKESAVARARRARQIAARLAKRYPHVEIPLHHRNRLELLIATILSAQSTDAMVNRVTPALFARWHTAADYAGAAPSELETMIHSTGFFHAKARAIQNMARALLERHGGQVPDTMEELVALPGVGRKTANVVLGAAGVPGIVVDTHVRRLTRRLALTPNDDPDKIERDVMTLLPPKGWSDFSLRLIFLGREICTAARPTCPECPLRDLCPSARYLGSPPWMSKATRRPGRAAPAAARGARPGRSPAAASRRVR
- a CDS encoding enoyl-ACP reductase translates to MNGLLEGKTAMVMGVANRWSIAWAIAQAFARHGARLVFTFQGERQEEDVRELAGTLDGARVLPCDVTQDEALAALARALETDGVGLDAVVHSIAFANREDLGGAFVDTSRAGFGLAMDVSAYSFVAAAHHLLPVLRPGASLITLTYIGSTRVMPNYNVMGVAKAALEANVRYLAGDLGPRGYRVNAISAGPIKTASARAIQGFSRILEVMKERAPLRRNTDPGEVADAAVFLASPLSRGVTGEVLFVDNGFHTTGL